One Bdellovibrio bacteriovorus str. Tiberius DNA segment encodes these proteins:
- a CDS encoding DUF4360 domain-containing protein: MIWRGITSLLGMSLLMSAPAALAQTPPGIRIHSIQAIGTGCPAGTYNATISPDAQTFSLLLDNFIAESTMQRPIVRLNCELKVNFQVPAGWTFAVTSADYRGFAYAEAGTMVTHQALYSFDGSKPRNERPGYENGGTYNFRAQEFRGPYNDTYYIRHQVDSRVAPWAACNANSIQSLYITTYLMARNLNLSSLLTAQITLDSIDGQVQSQRYQLAWKTCRPSNGGVNQPPGRDPGPGRPNNPGRPPRFP; encoded by the coding sequence ATGATCTGGCGGGGAATCACTTCATTACTTGGAATGTCTCTATTAATGTCTGCACCGGCAGCCTTGGCCCAAACGCCACCAGGCATCCGCATTCACAGCATTCAGGCAATTGGTACTGGATGTCCGGCAGGCACTTACAACGCCACGATTTCTCCGGATGCGCAGACGTTCTCTTTGCTTCTGGACAATTTTATCGCTGAATCCACCATGCAACGCCCGATCGTTCGCCTGAACTGCGAACTGAAGGTGAACTTCCAGGTGCCTGCGGGATGGACTTTCGCGGTGACCTCCGCTGACTATCGCGGCTTTGCTTACGCCGAAGCCGGCACGATGGTGACTCACCAGGCGCTTTATTCTTTCGATGGCAGCAAGCCCCGCAACGAACGCCCGGGCTATGAAAACGGTGGCACTTACAACTTCCGCGCACAGGAATTCCGCGGACCTTACAACGACACTTACTATATCCGTCATCAGGTCGACAGCCGTGTCGCTCCGTGGGCGGCATGTAACGCCAACTCCATTCAATCATTGTACATCACTACTTATCTGATGGCCCGCAACCTGAACCTGTCGTCCCTGCTGACCGCCCAGATCACTCTGGACAGCATCGACGGTCAGGTTCAGTCACAAAGATACCAACTGGCCTGGAAGACGTGCCGACCAAGTAATGGTGGCGTCAATCAGCCACCAGGACGTGATCCGGGACCGGGTCGACCGAACAATCCTGGCAGACCGCCGCGTTTCCCATAA
- a CDS encoding DUF4360 domain-containing protein has protein sequence MKGKLLIAIAGMISAMSLQANAQEIRLGQPAYGGTGCPAGSASVTVSPDASALSILFDNYVAEAGSGRSMDRKSCNISVPVTVPSGYSVAVIQVDYRGFNFVPRGGMSRFDAEYFWAGARGPRISRTFMGPVNDSYTISDGLIASTMVWTPCGANVNLRVNTSMMAKSNARGEQTLATVDSADISSGLIYHLQWRRCR, from the coding sequence ATGAAAGGTAAACTATTGATCGCAATCGCGGGGATGATCTCTGCAATGAGTCTGCAAGCCAACGCTCAGGAAATTCGCCTGGGTCAACCAGCCTACGGTGGAACCGGCTGTCCTGCGGGAAGCGCCAGTGTCACTGTGAGTCCGGATGCTTCTGCACTCAGCATCCTGTTTGATAACTATGTGGCGGAAGCCGGCAGTGGCCGATCCATGGATCGCAAATCCTGTAACATCTCTGTCCCAGTGACAGTGCCAAGTGGTTACAGCGTGGCAGTCATCCAGGTCGATTACCGTGGATTCAACTTCGTGCCTCGTGGTGGTATGTCACGCTTTGATGCGGAATACTTCTGGGCTGGTGCGCGTGGTCCAAGAATCAGCCGCACGTTCATGGGTCCGGTGAACGACAGTTACACTATTTCTGACGGTCTGATTGCCAGCACTATGGTTTGGACGCCGTGCGGAGCCAACGTGAACTTGCGTGTCAACACATCCATGATGGCTAAATCCAACGCCCGTGGCGAACAAACCCTGGCAACAGTGGACAGCGCCGACATCAGCTCCGGCCTGATCTACCACTTGCAATGGAGACGTTGCCGCTAG
- a CDS encoding RtcB family protein: protein MPVLSNIKSAHVPVKIWSPESEVESQALKQLQNVASLPFVFKHVAAMPDVHLGIGATVGSVIATKGAVIPAAVGVDIGCGMIAARLNVNPELVLHDLDRLRAGIERVIPLGHESNKKLTQEVQNWKGWKNMPESVSLLRLKDRAAHQLGSLGGGNHFIEICTDEEGAVWVMLHSGSRNVGKSLAEEHIREAKGEIAKLAVKLPDPDLAYYLEGTTEYENYMRDLEWAQSYALENREEMLRRVMEVISHHVGKKGAPLPYSLKVNCHHNYATREVHYGEDVLVTRKGAVRARQGDLGIIPGSMGARSYIVRGKGSAESFDSCSHGAGRRMSRSEAKRRFSLADLQKQTAGVECRKDAGVIDEIPSAYKDIDQVMKNQTDLVDVVAVLKQVLCVKG, encoded by the coding sequence ATGCCAGTCCTGTCGAATATCAAGTCTGCTCACGTTCCAGTGAAAATCTGGTCCCCGGAATCCGAAGTCGAGTCACAAGCACTGAAGCAACTTCAGAATGTGGCGTCGTTGCCATTTGTATTCAAACACGTGGCTGCAATGCCTGATGTGCATCTGGGAATTGGAGCCACAGTCGGAAGCGTGATCGCCACCAAGGGCGCGGTGATCCCGGCGGCTGTGGGTGTGGATATTGGTTGCGGTATGATTGCCGCTCGTCTGAATGTGAATCCGGAATTGGTGCTGCATGATCTGGATCGCCTGCGTGCCGGAATTGAACGTGTGATTCCGTTGGGGCATGAATCCAACAAAAAGCTGACCCAGGAAGTGCAAAACTGGAAGGGCTGGAAGAACATGCCTGAGTCCGTTTCATTGTTGCGCTTAAAAGACCGCGCCGCTCACCAACTGGGAAGTCTGGGTGGAGGCAATCACTTTATTGAAATCTGCACCGACGAAGAAGGTGCCGTGTGGGTGATGCTGCATTCCGGTTCCCGCAACGTTGGTAAAAGTCTGGCCGAAGAACACATCCGCGAAGCCAAAGGCGAAATCGCAAAGCTGGCGGTGAAGTTGCCCGATCCGGATCTGGCTTATTACCTTGAAGGAACCACGGAATACGAAAATTACATGCGCGATCTGGAGTGGGCACAAAGTTATGCTCTGGAAAACCGCGAAGAGATGCTTCGCCGGGTGATGGAGGTGATTTCCCATCACGTCGGGAAAAAAGGGGCGCCGCTGCCGTATTCCCTGAAGGTCAATTGTCACCACAACTATGCCACGCGCGAGGTTCATTATGGTGAAGACGTTCTGGTCACCCGCAAAGGGGCCGTGCGCGCAAGGCAAGGGGATCTGGGCATCATTCCCGGTTCGATGGGGGCCCGATCTTACATCGTCAGGGGTAAGGGCAGTGCCGAATCTTTTGATTCCTGTTCGCACGGGGCGGGTCGGCGCATGTCACGCTCGGAAGCCAAACGTCGTTTCAGTCTGGCGGACTTGCAAAAACAAACTGCGGGGGTGGAGTGTCGTAAGGACGCCGGGGTCATTGATGAGATTCCCAGCGCTTACAAGGACATCGACCAGGTGATGAAAAATCAAACGGATCTGGTCGATGTGGTGGCGGTGCTAAAGCAGGTGCTGTGCGTGAAAGGCTAG
- a CDS encoding substrate-binding periplasmic protein, which translates to MSQLFFLIIFLLLPLAQPCWSSQIPLRIVTEHWPPITYEKSGAAEGMAVDLARMIQKSASLTQSIEVLPWPRAYHLAVNQPDVLLFTVVRNPEREKLFTLIGPIANGEIAIYVRGTYDLGKVTLQSLKKELRIATHRGTAFHNILEQEGFRNIVPVNSSVNAVKMLMTGRVDAICDDELAVAELFRRAGYTSSPFVKVLSLSHSSLYFAFSRGTAPLTITKWKTAFEEIKRTGQFDHLYKKWFLNLKAPAGVHISLPPPHPVLKLVERPAKTPRVAELLKFQPPDLK; encoded by the coding sequence ATGTCGCAGCTGTTTTTTTTGATTATTTTTTTACTGCTGCCACTGGCGCAGCCCTGCTGGTCTTCACAAATTCCATTAAGAATTGTGACCGAGCACTGGCCTCCTATTACCTATGAAAAATCGGGTGCCGCCGAAGGCATGGCTGTGGATCTGGCGCGCATGATTCAAAAATCAGCGTCGCTCACACAAAGTATTGAAGTTCTGCCCTGGCCGCGGGCTTATCACCTTGCCGTGAATCAGCCGGACGTTCTGCTGTTCACGGTGGTCCGCAATCCCGAACGCGAAAAACTTTTCACGCTGATTGGTCCCATTGCCAACGGTGAAATCGCCATTTATGTGCGAGGCACCTATGACCTTGGCAAAGTGACCCTGCAATCCCTGAAAAAAGAACTGCGCATCGCCACTCATCGGGGCACGGCTTTTCATAATATTCTGGAACAAGAGGGCTTTCGCAACATCGTTCCGGTGAATTCATCGGTTAACGCCGTAAAAATGCTGATGACGGGCCGGGTGGATGCCATCTGTGATGATGAACTGGCGGTCGCCGAACTTTTCCGCCGCGCGGGATACACTTCCAGCCCCTTCGTCAAAGTTCTGTCACTAAGTCACAGCTCGTTGTACTTTGCCTTTTCGCGGGGGACTGCACCTTTGACGATCACAAAATGGAAAACGGCCTTTGAGGAAATCAAACGCACCGGTCAGTTTGATCACCTTTACAAAAAATGGTTCTTAAATCTGAAGGCACCTGCGGGAGTTCATATTTCACTGCCTCCCCCACACCCGGTTCTTAAACTTGTTGAAAGGCCTGCAAAAACACCTCGAGTGGCTGAGCTCCTGAAATTCCAGCCTCCCGATTTAAAATAA
- a CDS encoding DsbA family oxidoreductase: MKKKIKLELVVDIVCPWCYVGKTTLFKAMESVKDEYDFDVSVLPFQLDPGTPAEGVSRAAYLAAKFGNSERFQMAEQRVVQAAAAAGAELHFDKMQVQINTMDCHRLIWWAGTRNNQVAVTNEIYQAYYAEALDLSQREVLAGVMARVGYDKADVLTFLQSDQGFNEVAALIDEAYALGISGVPFVILNREAGISGAQPLEVFLQAFQQV; encoded by the coding sequence ATGAAAAAGAAAATCAAACTTGAGCTGGTGGTCGATATTGTTTGTCCATGGTGTTATGTCGGAAAAACAACACTGTTCAAGGCCATGGAGTCTGTCAAAGATGAGTATGACTTTGATGTGAGTGTTCTTCCGTTTCAACTGGATCCTGGCACTCCGGCAGAAGGTGTTTCGCGTGCGGCGTATCTGGCGGCCAAGTTTGGCAATAGCGAACGTTTTCAAATGGCAGAACAAAGAGTCGTTCAAGCAGCGGCGGCAGCAGGCGCGGAACTTCATTTTGATAAAATGCAGGTGCAGATCAACACGATGGACTGCCATCGTCTGATCTGGTGGGCGGGCACCCGAAACAATCAGGTCGCGGTCACCAATGAAATTTACCAGGCTTACTATGCCGAGGCCCTGGATCTGTCCCAGCGTGAAGTTTTGGCAGGTGTGATGGCGCGAGTGGGTTATGACAAGGCTGACGTGTTGACCTTCCTGCAGAGCGATCAGGGTTTCAATGAAGTGGCTGCGCTGATTGATGAAGCGTATGCGCTGGGAATCAGTGGTGTGCCGTTTGTTATTTTAAATCGGGAGGCTGGAATTTCAGGAGCTCAGCCACTCGAGGTGTTTTTGCAGGCCTTTCAACAAGTTTAA
- a CDS encoding FUSC family protein — protein sequence MSLRQHIDEVLRIQPMPSPWPRMFVCAFATAFPLVVGMMMGQLPVAIFGSLMGFLLPLNDHLGTLGHRLWTITLTFVMMAAGLSLGILTHKHNALFIPTLLGLVYWLGLMGGGKGAELERALLFSIFQVLAGAYAGDLQKYFVPIVSYAFLGYLCVFVSLAILVFLRRHKPNPFARLRTTLKESMTTEKSRHLYATGYALAILLSLIAVDVLKVDHGYWAVGTVLIIMRPEIKQSVYRSIQRFLGTLVGVVVADVIIYAEPPLWMAILILALVSFWGPWSIIRSYWLGSAVMAVMLLLILDMPNLERGDLHTPMIRLTATGIGCLLALVGILLVNPQVLFRRRS from the coding sequence ATGAGTCTGCGCCAACATATCGACGAAGTTCTGCGAATTCAGCCGATGCCATCTCCATGGCCTCGCATGTTCGTTTGTGCTTTTGCGACAGCCTTTCCCCTGGTGGTCGGCATGATGATGGGACAACTGCCCGTGGCGATCTTTGGTTCGCTGATGGGGTTCCTGCTGCCCCTGAATGATCATCTGGGGACCTTGGGGCATCGTCTGTGGACGATCACGCTTACCTTTGTGATGATGGCGGCAGGGCTTTCCCTGGGAATACTGACTCACAAACACAACGCTCTTTTCATTCCGACGCTGTTGGGTCTGGTGTACTGGCTGGGCCTGATGGGCGGAGGCAAAGGGGCAGAGCTTGAGCGGGCCTTGTTGTTTTCAATCTTTCAGGTTCTGGCCGGAGCCTATGCCGGTGATCTGCAAAAATATTTTGTGCCGATCGTAAGTTATGCTTTCCTGGGTTATCTATGCGTTTTTGTTTCATTGGCCATCTTGGTGTTTCTGCGCCGACACAAGCCCAACCCTTTTGCACGACTTCGCACCACGCTGAAAGAATCCATGACGACAGAAAAGTCGCGGCATCTGTACGCCACGGGCTATGCTCTGGCGATCCTGCTGAGTTTGATTGCCGTGGATGTGTTGAAGGTGGATCACGGATACTGGGCCGTCGGCACGGTATTGATTATTATGCGCCCGGAAATCAAACAAAGTGTTTATCGCAGCATTCAGCGTTTCCTGGGAACATTGGTGGGTGTGGTTGTGGCTGATGTCATCATCTATGCCGAGCCGCCTTTGTGGATGGCAATTCTGATTCTGGCTCTGGTCAGTTTCTGGGGACCATGGTCCATCATCCGCAGCTACTGGCTGGGTTCGGCGGTGATGGCCGTAATGCTTTTGCTGATTCTGGACATGCCCAATCTGGAAAGGGGTGATTTGCACACCCCGATGATTCGCCTGACAGCCACGGGCATCGGCTGCCTGCTGGCGCTGGTGGGCATCCTGCTGGTGAACCCGCAGGTGCTTTTCCGACGCCGCAGTTAG
- the aspA gene encoding aspartate ammonia-lyase, translated as MEKFRVEKDLLGEKKVPAEAYYGIHTVRAMENFQISGVPVGGNQSFVRGLALVKKACALANGELGTIPADVSKSLVEACNLVLQDPKKWGQQFPSDVYQGGAGTSINMNANEVIANIALEKRGLQKGNYAVINPNDHVNKCQSTNDAYPTAFRVALYEHLNGTLAALDSLALAFEKKGKEFQGVLKMGRTQLQDAVPMSLGQEFNAFATLLKEDGRLTRTVQKFMLEVNLGATAIGTGINTPPGYASLAVQKLAEVTGHSFVQSEDYIEATSDCGAYIIISGALKRTAVKLSKICNDLRLLSSGPRTGLKEINLPEMQAGSSIMPAKVNPVIPEVVNQVSFKIIGNDLAITLAAEAGQLQLNVMEPVIASSLFESLDLLRNACETLEHKCVKGITANAERCRDYVMNSIGIVTYLDPIIGHDEGDRIGKICAETGRNVAEVALERGVVTQAQLDELFSMENLLNPKYVGKKH; from the coding sequence ATGGAAAAGTTCCGCGTAGAAAAAGATTTGCTGGGTGAAAAGAAAGTCCCTGCGGAAGCTTATTACGGAATTCATACCGTGCGTGCGATGGAGAACTTTCAGATTTCTGGTGTCCCGGTAGGGGGCAATCAAAGTTTCGTGCGTGGTCTGGCGCTGGTGAAGAAAGCCTGCGCTTTGGCCAATGGTGAACTGGGCACAATCCCGGCGGATGTTTCCAAATCCCTGGTTGAAGCCTGTAACCTTGTTTTGCAAGATCCTAAAAAATGGGGTCAGCAGTTCCCTTCAGACGTGTATCAGGGTGGGGCGGGGACTTCCATCAACATGAATGCGAACGAAGTCATTGCCAATATCGCTTTGGAAAAGCGCGGTCTGCAAAAAGGCAACTATGCAGTGATCAATCCAAATGATCACGTCAACAAATGCCAATCCACCAACGATGCTTATCCGACGGCTTTTCGTGTGGCGCTGTATGAACACCTGAATGGCACTTTGGCGGCTTTGGATTCATTGGCTTTGGCTTTCGAGAAAAAAGGCAAAGAATTCCAGGGCGTTTTGAAAATGGGCCGCACGCAGTTGCAGGATGCGGTTCCGATGTCCCTGGGACAGGAATTCAACGCCTTTGCAACGTTGCTGAAGGAAGACGGTCGTCTGACCCGCACAGTTCAGAAATTCATGCTTGAAGTGAACCTGGGTGCGACGGCTATTGGTACGGGTATTAACACGCCTCCGGGTTATGCCTCTTTGGCCGTGCAAAAACTGGCTGAAGTCACGGGCCATTCGTTTGTGCAGTCTGAAGACTACATCGAAGCCACCAGTGACTGTGGAGCTTACATCATCATCTCTGGCGCTTTGAAGCGCACGGCAGTGAAGCTGTCTAAAATCTGCAATGACTTGCGTTTGCTTAGTTCCGGTCCGCGCACGGGCTTGAAGGAAATCAACCTGCCAGAAATGCAGGCGGGATCTTCCATCATGCCGGCCAAAGTAAATCCGGTGATTCCGGAAGTGGTGAATCAGGTCAGCTTTAAAATCATCGGCAATGATCTGGCAATCACGCTGGCCGCGGAAGCAGGACAACTGCAGCTGAACGTGATGGAGCCAGTCATCGCCTCCAGTTTGTTTGAATCATTGGATCTTTTAAGAAATGCCTGTGAAACGCTAGAGCACAAATGTGTGAAGGGCATCACCGCGAATGCAGAACGCTGCCGCGATTACGTGATGAACAGCATCGGTATCGTCACTTATCTGGATCCGATTATTGGTCACGATGAGGGCGATCGCATTGGGAAAATTTGCGCAGAAACCGGTCGCAATGTGGCTGAAGTGGCCTTGGAGCGCGGAGTGGTGACTCAAGCCCAGCTGGATGAGTTGTTTTCAATGGAAAATCTGCTGAATCCGAAATACGTCGGTAAGAAGCACTAA